From Pseudothermotoga thermarum DSM 5069, a single genomic window includes:
- a CDS encoding helix-hairpin-helix domain-containing protein — MIFAVVSPYSFDGSVLRLEELIKFAKAFGMKSLFLCDRNFHAAVHFNKLCRENGLVPVHGLRLKDKIFYARSRNEFEELVSAYNQKREPNTPYLSLDEVKLVYFLKKDDFESHLAMCKILSVEPKQDGYFSKKLYDPAEILKATSYDLKVDFKLPEPERGWLRAFAKDLQKGLLDRFLYEVEVVEKLGFESYFYVVKQIIDIAKEAKIQIGPGRGSAVGSVVSYALGITSINPVEYDLMFERFLNEYRNEPPDIDIDVEDERRYELIQLLNSKFPFVAQISTFSRLSERSILNELRRENFSVSDETVKKLIGLPFRRSIHASGVVISKEPLNIPLVPDLDQKVTEYDIYSLEDVGVIKIDLLGLTTLSFLKRLKEKLKIHHIPIGDKLAYSIIKRGQTLGVFQLESQTARKLCRQVRPDDIEELSILLALNRPGPLMVKLNEMYARRKRGCENQEKLFPETKGVIVYQEQVMKLAMDVAGLSAAESDLFRKAVSGKDPQLMKEALEKLKKGMQSKGYSKEEINHLVNLISKFAEYAFNKSHSIAYSHLSYELAYLKRLMPKEFFFEYIRMHSTEKDKKFLAVQELINLGFKVLPASVNLQKASEDEFVMPLEAIEGVSDVLAKTIYENSPYSSIEDFVRRTNVSVSILHKLVMAGAFDCIYGDREKALNAFEFFRTGVDASLLEIAAKFGKRVEQPKYQLSEKDIAELEETSYGFPLTPFSTSLKKYFAPVCEVFTTFRILPVCVEVKGSYASDGKTIFKLKNAPSEGEYLLVLGPDCEAFEIRKIGEVLGVIYELFDCFDEQDFENASQWESTKITLGGKKVILKSVRPVLDSCKINILPEVWLQSSA; from the coding sequence ATGATTTTCGCGGTAGTTAGTCCATACAGCTTTGATGGTTCAGTTCTTCGGTTGGAGGAATTGATAAAATTTGCTAAGGCTTTTGGAATGAAATCTTTGTTTTTGTGCGACAGAAATTTTCATGCAGCAGTTCATTTCAACAAACTTTGCAGAGAAAACGGGCTTGTTCCTGTTCATGGTTTAAGGCTTAAAGACAAGATATTCTACGCAAGATCTAGGAACGAGTTTGAAGAACTGGTATCAGCTTACAACCAAAAGCGTGAACCAAACACACCTTATCTATCACTTGACGAGGTAAAGTTGGTTTACTTTTTGAAAAAAGACGATTTTGAATCCCATCTTGCCATGTGCAAAATCCTATCGGTTGAACCAAAGCAAGATGGTTATTTCAGCAAAAAGCTTTACGATCCAGCCGAAATCTTGAAAGCCACCTCTTACGATTTGAAGGTTGATTTCAAACTTCCAGAGCCTGAACGCGGTTGGCTAAGAGCTTTTGCAAAAGATCTTCAAAAGGGTCTTTTGGATAGATTCCTATATGAAGTTGAGGTTGTTGAAAAACTTGGGTTTGAAAGCTATTTTTACGTTGTAAAACAGATAATCGACATTGCAAAAGAAGCAAAAATTCAAATTGGTCCTGGCAGAGGAAGTGCGGTGGGATCTGTCGTTTCTTACGCGTTGGGAATAACATCGATCAACCCGGTTGAGTACGACTTAATGTTTGAAAGGTTTTTGAACGAATACAGGAACGAACCACCTGACATCGACATAGATGTCGAGGACGAAAGAAGATATGAGCTCATTCAACTGCTAAACTCAAAATTTCCATTTGTTGCTCAGATATCCACTTTTTCTAGGTTGTCTGAAAGATCCATTCTCAACGAACTTCGTCGAGAAAACTTTTCTGTAAGCGATGAAACGGTTAAAAAGTTGATTGGCCTTCCGTTTAGAAGAAGTATTCATGCATCTGGTGTTGTGATAAGCAAGGAACCGTTGAATATACCTTTAGTGCCAGACTTGGATCAAAAAGTCACCGAGTACGACATTTACTCACTTGAAGATGTCGGGGTAATTAAAATCGATCTTCTTGGTTTAACTACGCTCTCTTTTTTAAAACGCTTGAAAGAGAAGCTTAAAATTCATCACATACCAATTGGTGATAAACTCGCTTATTCCATCATCAAAAGAGGGCAAACTCTTGGAGTTTTTCAATTGGAATCTCAAACTGCAAGAAAACTTTGCAGGCAAGTTAGGCCAGACGATATCGAAGAACTGTCGATTTTGCTTGCTTTGAACAGACCAGGTCCACTGATGGTAAAACTCAACGAAATGTACGCAAGAAGAAAAAGAGGCTGTGAAAACCAGGAAAAACTTTTCCCTGAAACAAAGGGTGTGATCGTTTATCAAGAACAAGTCATGAAGCTTGCCATGGATGTGGCAGGACTTTCAGCGGCTGAATCTGACCTTTTTAGGAAGGCAGTTTCAGGAAAAGATCCACAACTTATGAAAGAAGCTTTGGAAAAGCTCAAAAAAGGGATGCAAAGCAAGGGATATTCAAAGGAAGAAATAAATCATTTGGTTAATTTGATTTCGAAATTTGCAGAGTATGCCTTCAACAAATCCCACAGCATAGCTTATTCACATTTGAGTTATGAACTTGCCTATCTCAAACGTTTGATGCCCAAAGAATTTTTCTTTGAATACATAAGGATGCATTCAACCGAAAAAGATAAGAAATTTTTGGCTGTCCAAGAGTTGATAAATCTTGGCTTCAAAGTTTTGCCTGCTTCTGTAAATTTGCAAAAAGCAAGCGAAGATGAATTTGTCATGCCGCTTGAAGCAATTGAAGGTGTGAGCGATGTTTTGGCGAAAACGATCTACGAAAATTCCCCATATTCAAGTATCGAAGATTTTGTGCGTAGAACAAATGTTTCAGTTTCTATCCTTCACAAGTTAGTCATGGCTGGCGCTTTTGATTGTATTTACGGCGATAGAGAAAAGGCTTTGAATGCTTTTGAATTCTTTCGAACAGGGGTTGATGCATCACTTCTTGAAATAGCAGCAAAATTTGGAAAACGCGTTGAACAACCCAAGTATCAGCTTTCAGAAAAGGATATTGCCGAGCTTGAAGAAACCAGTTACGGTTTTCCGCTGACTCCTTTTTCCACAAGTTTGAAAAAATATTTTGCACCAGTTTGTGAAGTTTTCACAACTTTTAGAATTTTACCTGTTTGTGTGGAAGTTAAAGGTTCGTACGCGAGCGATGGTAAAACGATATTCAAGTTGAAAAACGCACCAAGTGAAGGGGAATATTTGCTGGTACTTGGGCCAGATTGCGAAGCTTTTGAGATTAGGAAAATCGGAGAAGTTTTGGGCGTGATTTACGAGTTATTTGATTGCTTTGATGAACAGGATTTTGAAAACGCATCACAATGGGAGAGCACCAAAATAACTTTGGGTGGAAAAAAGGTCATTTTAAAATCAGTTCGTCCAGTGTTGGATAGTTGTAAAATAAACATTCTGCCTGAAGTTTGGTTGCAAAGCAGTGCTTGA
- a CDS encoding amidohydrolase — protein MIFKNALIYKEGQFEKSDFFVENGMFVERPSESSKKNLQGFYVMPGYIDSHAHIIGVGKKYLQLNLENVKSQEEMYELISKCNASVVVGRGWSEEKLKGCPDKRMLDKFDKPVILIRRCGHVAIVNKKAMEIAGIQKEDGIFKEEELEILKSKFPDENYEQYFQVGQNAFLSKGVTFVHSDDLHGISWENLKKVLLGSKIRIFEKLYLPNVDQLENFNEFGRLTERVFVGGVKLFADGSLGGKTAYLSKPYPNSHGYRGTKLIDEDKLRQYAELCKEKRIQLCVHAIGDAAVSEVANVFKDFPNNRIIHVQLIKKEDLEKLRETYISIQPHFAFEDDEIKKSHIPQDLDALTYPFIEMFKMGLKIGFSSDAPVSPEDPKYVIEAALKLGFSPKECVDLYTTANAQMVKIPLGKIEPGYMADFAIYERNPMKFEDDPVAVYVAGELVWEK, from the coding sequence ATGATCTTCAAAAACGCTTTGATTTACAAAGAAGGACAATTTGAAAAAAGTGACTTTTTTGTTGAAAACGGCATGTTTGTTGAAAGACCAAGTGAATCTTCGAAGAAAAATCTACAGGGATTCTACGTCATGCCAGGTTATATAGATTCCCATGCACACATAATTGGTGTTGGTAAGAAGTATCTTCAGCTAAATCTTGAAAACGTCAAAAGCCAAGAAGAAATGTATGAACTCATAAGCAAGTGCAATGCTTCTGTTGTCGTTGGCAGAGGTTGGAGTGAGGAAAAACTGAAAGGTTGCCCAGACAAGAGAATGTTGGACAAGTTTGACAAACCGGTGATACTGATAAGAAGATGTGGACATGTGGCTATAGTCAATAAAAAAGCTATGGAAATAGCCGGGATTCAAAAAGAAGATGGCATCTTCAAAGAAGAAGAGCTGGAAATTCTCAAATCAAAATTTCCCGATGAAAATTACGAACAATACTTTCAAGTTGGACAAAATGCCTTTCTTTCAAAAGGAGTGACTTTTGTTCATTCTGATGATCTTCATGGGATCAGCTGGGAAAACCTTAAGAAAGTTCTTTTGGGCTCCAAAATAAGGATTTTTGAAAAGCTTTATCTTCCAAACGTAGATCAACTGGAAAACTTCAACGAATTTGGAAGGTTAACAGAAAGGGTTTTCGTAGGTGGTGTCAAACTTTTTGCCGACGGATCTTTGGGAGGAAAAACGGCGTATTTGAGCAAACCGTATCCAAACAGCCATGGTTATCGAGGAACCAAATTAATCGACGAAGATAAGCTAAGACAATATGCGGAACTTTGCAAAGAGAAAAGGATCCAACTCTGCGTTCATGCGATAGGAGATGCGGCTGTTAGCGAAGTAGCTAACGTTTTCAAGGATTTCCCCAACAATCGAATCATCCATGTTCAGCTGATAAAAAAAGAAGACCTTGAAAAACTCAGAGAAACTTATATTTCAATACAACCGCACTTTGCTTTCGAAGATGATGAGATAAAAAAATCACACATTCCACAAGATCTCGATGCTTTAACATACCCATTCATCGAGATGTTCAAAATGGGCCTTAAGATAGGTTTTTCAAGCGATGCGCCAGTTTCACCAGAAGACCCAAAGTACGTCATCGAAGCTGCTTTAAAATTGGGATTTTCACCAAAAGAATGCGTGGACCTTTACACAACCGCTAACGCTCAAATGGTGAAAATTCCTTTGGGAAAAATCGAACCTGGTTATATGGCGGATTTTGCAATTTACGAAAGAAATCCAATGAAATTCGAAGACGACCCAGTGGCAGTTTACGTTGCGGGAGAACTCGTTTGGGAAAAATAA
- a CDS encoding ATP-binding protein — MKRIGVVTGSNTSSPYVFYVRLEHENNKPVYMPQIDDVVKVIFEYKPHGEIVYYGVITQLNAKWDFGPMSGYEEDVALKGLAPAFGYYLATVITTRMLLKRENDYIDQDAPQVPPPPGTPVFLAAGEEMNTALGFDELVKENLAVPVGIMRNGSVAYLDVRYILGENGAHINISGQSGVAAKTSYATFLMKSFLDTGKRLSKYNPLMKYLENSRFIVFNVKGEGLMFLDKWSKDWKNNESNESGRRWKEMYEKLKIKPEPFEKVLFYFPRKQRNIDEPWSFKRIPEPGKVFTYGWDAIDIIRMNLLELMFDQDELEANQNLQLAVTTLQEILQEKLEKAFEMAKKFLEDDGEKVPPSMDPTIVLRKAMSRGLDVKLYANLPDGIDDLIEMVKNDQEVQNKIYSEVGSKATVSAMIRRLKAAKNIGMDLVWIPMHFSLNSQNFESHNMLWDKPGQVTVFDISKLRPRVQTFVVGATLVEILKSREEKSNQDPVFIFLDELNKYAPRHGGGPLKNIFRDIAERGRSFRIILIGAEQTASEVDYRVITQSSTTVVGRQKAVELEKPEYGHLTLEQKQRAALLQQGEVIVDQPFLRLPITVKFPLPAWCTREDGAFSYSEEEREETKAKLFG; from the coding sequence TTGAAAAGAATAGGCGTTGTAACTGGAAGTAATACTTCCAGTCCATATGTTTTCTACGTAAGACTCGAACACGAAAATAACAAACCAGTTTATATGCCACAAATAGATGATGTTGTGAAAGTCATCTTTGAATACAAACCTCATGGTGAAATCGTGTACTACGGTGTGATAACCCAATTGAATGCAAAATGGGACTTTGGCCCAATGTCTGGTTATGAAGAAGATGTGGCTTTGAAAGGCCTTGCACCGGCTTTTGGGTACTATCTGGCCACTGTTATCACCACAAGGATGCTTTTAAAACGTGAAAATGACTACATCGATCAGGATGCACCGCAAGTACCCCCTCCGCCTGGAACACCGGTTTTTCTTGCCGCAGGAGAAGAGATGAACACAGCGCTTGGTTTTGACGAACTTGTAAAAGAAAATTTGGCAGTTCCAGTTGGAATAATGCGAAACGGTAGCGTTGCATATTTAGATGTTCGTTATATCCTTGGTGAAAACGGTGCACACATAAATATTTCAGGTCAATCAGGTGTCGCAGCCAAAACTTCTTACGCAACGTTCTTGATGAAATCGTTTTTGGATACGGGCAAAAGACTTTCAAAATACAATCCTTTGATGAAATATCTTGAAAACTCGCGTTTTATAGTCTTCAACGTCAAAGGCGAAGGACTGATGTTCTTGGACAAATGGTCGAAGGATTGGAAGAACAACGAATCAAATGAGTCTGGAAGACGATGGAAGGAAATGTATGAAAAGCTTAAGATAAAGCCTGAACCGTTTGAAAAGGTTTTATTCTACTTTCCAAGAAAACAAAGGAATATCGATGAACCCTGGTCATTCAAAAGGATTCCAGAACCAGGAAAAGTTTTCACTTACGGTTGGGATGCCATAGATATAATTCGGATGAATCTGCTTGAACTCATGTTCGATCAAGATGAGCTCGAGGCAAATCAAAACCTGCAACTTGCCGTGACGACTTTGCAGGAAATTTTGCAAGAAAAACTTGAAAAAGCCTTTGAAATGGCTAAAAAATTTCTGGAAGATGATGGAGAAAAAGTTCCACCTTCAATGGATCCAACCATTGTACTACGAAAAGCCATGAGCAGGGGATTAGATGTGAAATTGTATGCGAATTTACCCGATGGCATTGATGATTTAATTGAAATGGTAAAAAACGATCAAGAAGTCCAAAACAAGATCTATAGCGAGGTTGGAAGTAAAGCCACAGTTTCAGCAATGATAAGAAGACTGAAGGCAGCGAAAAACATAGGTATGGACCTTGTGTGGATACCAATGCACTTTAGTTTGAATTCACAAAATTTCGAATCTCACAACATGCTGTGGGATAAACCAGGACAAGTAACGGTGTTCGATATTTCAAAGCTTAGGCCACGTGTTCAAACTTTTGTGGTGGGAGCAACGTTGGTTGAGATTTTGAAATCCAGGGAAGAGAAATCCAATCAAGATCCTGTTTTCATATTCTTGGACGAGTTAAACAAGTACGCTCCAAGACACGGCGGTGGACCTTTGAAAAACATCTTTCGAGATATTGCGGAACGAGGAAGGTCTTTCAGAATAATCCTCATCGGTGCAGAACAAACTGCTTCTGAAGTCGACTACAGGGTTATCACACAGTCTTCGACAACTGTTGTAGGCAGGCAAAAGGCAGTTGAACTTGAAAAGCCAGAATATGGACATTTAACTTTAGAGCAAAAACAACGTGCAGCTTTACTTCAACAAGGAGAAGTCATCGTTGATCAACCATTCCTTAGACTCCCGATCACTGTCAAATTCCCTCTTCCAGCCTGGTGTACCAGGGAGGATGGAGCTTTTTCTTACAGCGAAGAAGAACGAGAAGAAACCAAGGCAAAACTTTTTGGGTGA
- the glyA gene encoding serine hydroxymethyltransferase encodes MWEYVKQTDPEIYEALVGELNRQRNNLELIASENFASLAVIQAMGSVLTNKYAEGYPGRRYYGGCEWVDKVEEIAQERAKALFKVKYANVQPHSGSQANMAAYLAVAEPGDVLMGMSLSHGGHLTHGASVNFSGKLFKVVQYGVDPKTELIDYDAVRRLALEYKPKIIVAGGSAYPRIIDFKRFREIADEVGAYLIVDMAHFAGLVAAGLYPNPAEYAHIVTSTTHKTLRGPRAGLILTNDPEIYKNINKTVFPGIQGGPLMHVIAAKAVCFKEAMKPEFAEYQRQVVKNAKVLAQKLSELGLRIVSGGTDTHLMLVDLTPINVTGKAAEKALEKCGITVNKNTIPNETRPPFIASGIRIGTPAVTTRGMKEEQMEEIATLIHRVLTNVLDEEGNVPENVQQEVISRVKELCNQFPLYPQIIV; translated from the coding sequence ATGTGGGAGTACGTTAAACAAACGGATCCAGAAATTTATGAAGCTTTGGTGGGTGAACTCAACAGACAAAGAAATAATTTGGAGTTGATAGCATCGGAAAACTTCGCTTCGCTGGCAGTCATCCAAGCGATGGGAAGTGTGTTGACCAACAAGTACGCCGAGGGATACCCTGGAAGAAGGTACTACGGCGGATGCGAATGGGTAGATAAAGTCGAAGAAATAGCGCAAGAAAGGGCAAAAGCGTTGTTCAAAGTTAAGTATGCAAACGTCCAACCACACTCAGGCTCCCAGGCGAATATGGCAGCTTACCTGGCGGTTGCAGAACCTGGGGACGTGCTAATGGGAATGAGTTTATCTCACGGTGGGCATTTAACACATGGAGCCAGTGTGAACTTTTCTGGGAAACTTTTCAAAGTTGTTCAATATGGTGTTGATCCAAAAACAGAGTTGATAGACTACGATGCGGTTAGAAGGTTGGCGCTCGAGTATAAACCAAAAATCATCGTTGCAGGTGGAAGTGCATATCCAAGGATAATAGATTTTAAAAGGTTCAGAGAAATTGCTGATGAAGTTGGTGCGTACTTGATAGTTGATATGGCTCACTTCGCTGGGCTTGTGGCAGCTGGTTTGTACCCAAATCCAGCTGAATACGCCCACATCGTGACTTCCACAACCCATAAAACCTTGAGAGGACCAAGGGCTGGATTGATCTTGACGAACGATCCAGAAATATACAAAAACATCAACAAAACCGTTTTCCCAGGCATCCAAGGTGGACCTTTGATGCATGTTATAGCCGCAAAAGCTGTTTGCTTCAAAGAGGCAATGAAACCTGAATTTGCCGAATATCAAAGACAAGTTGTTAAGAACGCAAAAGTACTTGCGCAAAAGCTTTCGGAACTTGGTTTAAGGATTGTCTCTGGTGGAACTGATACACATCTAATGCTAGTCGATTTAACTCCTATAAATGTAACTGGAAAAGCAGCTGAAAAAGCCCTTGAAAAGTGCGGTATCACGGTTAACAAAAACACTATACCAAACGAAACCCGCCCACCGTTCATCGCAAGTGGAATACGAATTGGTACACCAGCTGTGACAACTCGTGGAATGAAAGAAGAACAAATGGAAGAAATCGCAACATTGATTCACCGTGTTCTCACAAATGTTTTAGACGAAGAAGGTAATGTCCCAGAAAATGTGCAACAGGAAGTTATCAGTCGTGTTAAAGAGTTGTGCAACCAGTTCCCGTTGTATCCACAGATAATAGTTTGA
- the cysS gene encoding cysteine--tRNA ligase produces MYIRNTLSGQLEKFQPNEPGVVKMYVCGPTVYGLIHVGNARPVVVFDAFRRFLEYRGYRVILVQNFTDIDDKIINRAKEWGVDFSDVANTFIAEYWRDITALGVRAPNFAPKTSDFIPDMIEAIKKLIEKGYAYVSDGDVYFDVQKFPRYGELSHRSIEEMLVGARVDPSEKKRNPVDFALWKAAKPGEPSWDSPWGKGRPGWHIECSVMSTKLLGSTLDIHAGGEDLIFPHHENEKAQSEALTGERFVKYWMHNGMIRMTGDKMSKSVGNVFLLRNAIKKFGADALKLFFLSKHYRSPIDFLEETLEANVKAARRVREAFEKFESKFPEVRIPKNDQWMNDTRAAFVEALENDFNTPAALALIFDLVNELNKAMDEGNEEKALKVYHLLRREFCPTLGLFELPSQPRSDDVTEALIKTVIDIRSELRANKMYQLADLIRQKLSEIKIELRDTPSGTTYTFKEG; encoded by the coding sequence ATGTACATAAGAAACACACTGAGCGGTCAACTTGAAAAATTCCAGCCAAATGAACCAGGTGTTGTAAAGATGTACGTATGCGGTCCCACAGTCTACGGATTAATCCACGTTGGAAACGCCAGACCTGTTGTAGTTTTCGATGCCTTCAGAAGATTTCTTGAGTACAGAGGGTACAGAGTCATCTTGGTTCAAAATTTTACCGATATAGACGACAAAATAATAAACAGGGCAAAAGAGTGGGGAGTTGATTTTTCAGATGTTGCCAACACTTTCATTGCAGAGTATTGGAGAGATATAACGGCGCTAGGGGTACGCGCACCAAACTTTGCCCCGAAAACTTCCGACTTTATCCCCGACATGATAGAAGCCATAAAAAAGTTGATAGAAAAAGGTTATGCCTACGTTTCAGACGGGGATGTTTACTTTGACGTTCAAAAGTTCCCACGCTACGGAGAGCTTTCGCATCGTTCCATCGAGGAAATGCTTGTTGGAGCAAGAGTTGATCCAAGTGAAAAGAAACGAAATCCTGTGGATTTTGCACTTTGGAAGGCCGCAAAACCAGGAGAACCAAGTTGGGATAGTCCTTGGGGCAAAGGTAGACCAGGTTGGCACATAGAATGCTCTGTAATGTCGACAAAGCTTCTTGGATCAACACTCGACATTCACGCAGGCGGAGAAGACTTGATCTTTCCACACCATGAAAACGAAAAAGCTCAAAGCGAAGCTCTAACTGGTGAAAGGTTCGTAAAATATTGGATGCACAACGGAATGATAAGAATGACTGGCGATAAAATGAGTAAATCCGTTGGAAATGTCTTTCTTTTGAGAAATGCGATAAAAAAATTTGGAGCAGATGCTTTAAAACTATTTTTCCTGTCAAAGCATTACAGAAGTCCGATAGATTTCTTGGAAGAAACCTTGGAAGCAAACGTCAAAGCAGCTAGACGCGTAAGAGAAGCTTTTGAAAAATTTGAAAGTAAATTTCCAGAAGTTCGAATACCAAAAAACGATCAATGGATGAACGATACAAGAGCTGCCTTTGTGGAAGCTTTGGAAAATGATTTCAACACACCTGCTGCGCTGGCTTTGATCTTCGATCTTGTCAACGAGTTGAACAAAGCAATGGACGAAGGCAACGAAGAAAAAGCTTTGAAGGTATACCACCTTTTAAGAAGAGAGTTTTGCCCAACGCTTGGGTTATTTGAGTTACCTTCTCAACCTAGAAGCGACGATGTTACAGAAGCATTGATAAAAACTGTCATAGACATCAGATCAGAGTTGAGGGCAAACAAAATGTATCAATTGGCAGATTTAATCAGGCAAAAGCTGAGTGAAATCAAAATTGAATTAAGGGATACCCCATCGGGTACAACGTACACGTTCAAGGAGGGATGA
- the gltX gene encoding glutamate--tRNA ligase encodes MVRVRFAPSPTGYLHVGGARTALFNYLFARHHNGSFILRIEDTDLARSERIFEENLMKTLRWLGLHWDEGPDIGGKYGPYRQSERLHIYAEYAEKLVKFDKAYRVYAYPEEIEKIREDLLSKGLPPHYTREMFEPFATRERIREYEEKGLKPAIYFAMPREKIVHHDLVKGEVVFSEGSVGDFAILRSNGVPTYNFACVVDDMLMEITHVIRGDDHLPNTLKQLAIYKAFGVNPPLMGHVSMILGPDGKKLSKRHGATSIEEFMERGYLPEAVVNYLALLGWSSPDGKEIMSMEEMISKFSLERVSKNPAIFDPAKLTWMNSQYIKATDSKRLVELLKPFLKKWNIEVEDKNWLERVVEVEKERMHTLEDFLTNADYFFKAPKVEVQIPEDIKKALEKCAQELSNNAKASREELVEIFRKVVKESNVKPKDFYQTLRLVLTGKQGGPELLDIVLLLGIEEVVRRIEASLGV; translated from the coding sequence ATGGTAAGGGTGAGATTTGCCCCAAGCCCTACTGGTTATCTTCACGTTGGTGGTGCCAGAACTGCTCTTTTCAATTATTTGTTTGCAAGGCATCACAACGGTTCATTCATTTTGAGAATAGAAGACACTGATTTGGCGAGATCGGAAAGGATATTCGAAGAAAACCTCATGAAAACTCTTCGGTGGCTTGGATTACACTGGGATGAAGGACCAGATATTGGTGGTAAATACGGACCATACAGGCAAAGCGAACGTTTGCATATATACGCTGAATACGCAGAAAAACTTGTCAAATTTGACAAAGCTTACAGAGTTTACGCTTATCCTGAAGAAATAGAAAAAATCCGCGAGGATCTGCTTTCAAAAGGTTTACCACCTCACTACACTCGCGAAATGTTCGAACCTTTTGCTACAAGAGAAAGGATAAGAGAGTACGAGGAAAAAGGTTTAAAACCAGCGATCTACTTTGCCATGCCAAGGGAAAAAATCGTTCATCACGATTTAGTCAAAGGTGAGGTTGTTTTCAGCGAAGGATCGGTTGGAGATTTCGCAATACTTAGAAGCAACGGAGTACCAACTTACAACTTTGCATGCGTGGTCGATGACATGCTCATGGAAATCACCCATGTGATAAGAGGTGATGACCATCTTCCAAACACACTGAAGCAGCTGGCGATTTACAAGGCCTTTGGCGTAAATCCCCCACTCATGGGACATGTCTCGATGATACTTGGACCAGATGGAAAAAAGTTAAGTAAACGTCATGGTGCAACCTCCATCGAAGAGTTCATGGAAAGAGGTTATTTGCCTGAAGCTGTGGTAAATTACCTCGCGTTGCTTGGTTGGTCTTCACCGGATGGAAAAGAGATAATGTCCATGGAAGAAATGATAAGCAAATTCAGTTTGGAAAGAGTGAGCAAAAACCCGGCGATCTTCGATCCCGCTAAGTTGACTTGGATGAATTCTCAGTACATAAAAGCAACCGACAGCAAACGTCTCGTGGAACTTTTGAAACCGTTTTTGAAAAAGTGGAACATAGAGGTTGAAGACAAAAATTGGCTTGAAAGAGTCGTTGAGGTTGAAAAAGAACGAATGCACACCTTGGAAGATTTTCTCACAAACGCTGATTATTTCTTCAAAGCCCCAAAGGTAGAAGTGCAAATTCCAGAAGACATAAAAAAGGCTCTGGAAAAATGCGCCCAAGAATTATCTAACAATGCAAAAGCCAGCAGGGAAGAGTTGGTTGAAATATTTAGAAAAGTCGTCAAAGAAAGCAATGTTAAACCGAAAGATTTCTACCAAACTTTGCGCCTGGTACTCACAGGAAAACAAGGAGGACCAGAGCTTTTGGATATAGTTCTTCTACTTGGAATCGAAGAGGTTGTAAGAAGGATCGAAGCAAGCTTGGGGGTGTGA
- a CDS encoding N-glycosylase/DNA lyase: MKLEAIQIRLLEDLKRIKEEARPLVEKRFSEFKNLGENGTDADLFSELCFCVLTANWSAQGGIKAQQVIGPEGFLNLTEAELEQLLTKLGHRYPKARASYIVKNRPLAEKLREVIRWEPFAARYWLVQNAWGIGYKEASHFLRNVGVDCLAILDRHVLKTMLEYGLVNSLPKSLTRKNYLFLEGILKDVADQFGEPLGKFDLYLWYLLKGKVEK; this comes from the coding sequence ATGAAATTGGAGGCGATTCAAATTCGCTTGTTGGAAGATTTAAAAAGAATAAAGGAAGAAGCAAGACCACTGGTTGAAAAAAGGTTTTCAGAGTTTAAAAATTTGGGAGAAAATGGAACTGATGCAGATCTTTTCTCGGAACTTTGCTTTTGTGTTTTAACCGCAAATTGGAGCGCACAAGGTGGTATTAAAGCTCAGCAAGTGATCGGACCAGAAGGGTTTTTGAATTTGACAGAAGCCGAACTTGAGCAACTTTTGACAAAACTCGGGCACAGGTATCCAAAGGCAAGAGCAAGTTACATAGTCAAAAACAGACCACTTGCCGAAAAGTTAAGGGAAGTTATACGCTGGGAGCCTTTTGCTGCAAGGTATTGGCTAGTACAAAACGCTTGGGGTATAGGTTACAAAGAAGCCAGCCATTTCTTGAGAAACGTTGGGGTGGATTGTTTGGCAATACTGGACCGACATGTGTTGAAGACAATGCTCGAGTATGGACTGGTGAATTCTTTACCCAAAAGTTTGACGAGAAAAAACTATCTTTTTCTTGAAGGTATACTCAAAGATGTTGCAGATCAATTCGGTGAACCACTTGGCAAGTTCGACCTTTATCTTTGGTACCTTCTGAAGGGAAAGGTTGAAAAATAA
- a CDS encoding Fur family transcriptional regulator: MTTAEITAILKTHGLKVTPQRVEIVRYLDTYRIHPTAQQIYEYVLAKVGNISFTTVYNTLHSLEKLGYVKKIALDESKVVYDFNVSDHGHFVCTVCGQIYDIDHNVRIENAPGRVLRSELIVYGICKDCLQYH, from the coding sequence GTGACGACTGCAGAGATTACAGCTATTTTGAAGACTCATGGTTTGAAGGTTACACCTCAACGAGTTGAAATAGTCAGATATTTGGATACCTATCGAATTCATCCAACCGCTCAACAGATCTACGAGTATGTTTTGGCAAAAGTGGGTAACATATCCTTTACAACGGTTTACAACACCCTTCACAGCTTGGAAAAGCTCGGTTATGTGAAAAAAATTGCCTTAGACGAATCGAAGGTTGTCTACGATTTCAACGTTTCCGACCATGGACATTTCGTTTGCACCGTTTGTGGACAAATTTACGATATAGACCATAACGTTCGAATTGAAAATGCACCTGGTCGAGTTTTAAGAAGCGAGCTCATCGTTTACGGTATCTGTAAAGATTGTTTGCAATATCACTGA